CCAAGAACAACTCATCCATTCCGTCGGGCAAAGGAGCAGACGCAGACCATGTGATGGCGGGATCTCCGCCGATCACAATCGATACAGGCATTTTTTCGCCGCGTTCACGATAGCGTTCAAAGTGGCGTCGCCCCGTTTTGTGCATCTGCCAGTGCAGGGCCGTTGTTTGTCCGTCGAAAACTTGAATGCGATAAAGACCCACATTGCGAATTTGTGTGTCGGGATCTTTGGTGAAAACAGTTCCAAAAGTGATGAAAGGGCCGCCGTCTTTCGGCCAACAAGTTAAAACAGGAAGTTTGGTCAGATCGGGTGGGTTCATTACGACCGCCTGGCAATCGCCACTCCCCACTTTTTTGGGCATATAAGAAGCAACTTTGGCCAACTTGGGAATCATTTTGATTTTTTCAAGGAGACTTTGCGGTGGTTGTGTTTTGATGAGCTCGGCCAACTCTTTTGCGAGGTCGTCCAGATTTTCAACACCCAAAGCCCAAGCCATGCGTTTTTCAGAAGCGAATGCATTGATCAAAACGGGGAAAGAAGAACCCTGAACATTTTCGAACAGGAGGGCAGGCGAATTTCCCTTTTTAACAAGACGGTCAGCAATTTCGGTGATTTCAAGTTTGGTGCTGACGGGATAGGTGATGCGCTTGAGTTCCTTGCGCTCTTCCAAAAATTTTACAAAATCCGTGAGGGAGTTAAACGCCATGCCGGGGCTATAGCATTGGCTTTAGCGGTTGGCAACAGGGGGATGGGGCGAATTACCGGTAGATGAGGGGATAATTTTTTGATTGTTCAAGAGATTCCAGCTCCAAATCTATATCTAAGTTCACCCAATGTAGATGATGGTCTTGCAACAGCGCGACATTGTAAATATCAGCAACTCTTGCATTTTCAAACCACGGATATTCTTTAAAAGGCAGAAAATATTCCCTATCGATTACGTAAAGCCAGATTCCATTGGGAGAAATGCCCTGTACTTCAGCTCTTAAAGTGTTTTTTCCATGCGCTTGTGATTTCATTGTTTTTTCCTTCAATTATTTTTTGTATTTCCCTCAGCTGATTTTGAGACAATCCGTAATTTTTTGCAAGGGCCACGATTGGTTCCAGCCAGAACTTTGCCTCGCCGTCATTGCAGGCAACATGAACATGCATTCTTTCTTCTTCCCTTGAGAAAAAGAAAAACCGGTAATCCTTCCATCGAAAAATTGTCGGGCTCATCTGCAACGCATCCTATTCATTTTAATCCGGAAACTCCATCAAAAATTTTTGGATGAAGGGGTCTAGGTCGCCGTCCATGATGGCTTCGACGTTGCCGGATTCCAGATTGGTGCGGTGATCTTTGACGAGGCGGTAGGGTTGCATCACATAGGAACGAATTTGAGAGCCCCATTCGATTTTCTTTTTTGATTTCTCGATGGTGTCTTTTTCTTTTTGGCGTTTCGCCATTTCCAACTCGTAGAGTTTTGCCTTGAGCAATTTCATCGCGGTGGCTCTGTTTTGATGCTGACTTCGCTGACTTTGGCAGGCGACCACAATACCGCTTGGGATGTGGGTTAGACGCACGGCAGATTCGGTTTTGTTGACATGTTGTCCGCCGGCGCCACCGGAACGAAATGTGTCGACTCTTAAATCGTCATCTTTAATAACGATCTCAATATCTTTTTCAACATCGGCCAACACAAAGACCGAAGCAAAAGAAGTGTGGCGTCTTT
The sequence above is a segment of the Deltaproteobacteria bacterium genome. Coding sequences within it:
- a CDS encoding DUF2442 domain-containing protein, with the protein product MKSQAHGKNTLRAEVQGISPNGIWLYVIDREYFLPFKEYPWFENARVADIYNVALLQDHHLHWVNLDIDLELESLEQSKNYPLIYR
- a CDS encoding DUF4160 domain-containing protein; translated protein: MSPTIFRWKDYRFFFFSREEERMHVHVACNDGEAKFWLEPIVALAKNYGLSQNQLREIQKIIEGKNNEITSAWKKHFKS